Proteins from one Cellulosilyticum lentocellum DSM 5427 genomic window:
- a CDS encoding SPFH domain-containing protein — MGFFKKQLLDIIQWLDESSNTLVYMFPMEDQEIQNGAQLTVRPGQVAIFVEQGQIADVFGPGMYNLETKNLPLLSDLKGWAYGFKSPFKSDVYFLNMKEFLNNKWGTNNPVWIPDSQFGQVQVRAHGNYAFKIENPVVFLTNIVGTKSRYRLEDITEQLRGFIVNQFTDIIGSLQLTVTQIASNYNEIAAALSDTLGEPFGKLGLSVTHFTIGNIGLPEEIEKHLKELTGMNILGSVQNDKLSKIQILKQLEIMSKSTENDGLNAMMQNGMGLGMGLHMGNAFAGGLNQMNANQMAQAAAMNAQPVSTPVAPATPAGELMPCPNCQSMIKQGSKFCPECGQKIEVAEKKRFCTGCGKQVEGGVKFCPECGTKIGE, encoded by the coding sequence ATGGGATTTTTTAAAAAGCAACTTCTAGACATTATTCAGTGGTTAGATGAAAGTAGTAATACACTTGTTTATATGTTTCCTATGGAAGATCAAGAAATTCAAAATGGCGCACAGCTTACGGTTAGACCGGGTCAAGTGGCCATCTTTGTAGAACAAGGACAAATAGCTGATGTTTTTGGCCCGGGTATGTATAATCTAGAAACTAAGAATTTACCACTTTTAAGTGACTTAAAGGGATGGGCCTATGGTTTTAAATCACCTTTTAAATCAGATGTCTACTTCTTAAATATGAAAGAGTTCTTAAATAATAAATGGGGGACCAATAATCCAGTTTGGATTCCAGATAGCCAGTTTGGGCAAGTTCAAGTAAGAGCACATGGTAATTATGCCTTTAAGATTGAAAATCCAGTTGTTTTTTTAACGAATATTGTGGGTACTAAATCACGTTATCGTTTAGAAGACATAACTGAACAGTTAAGAGGATTCATTGTCAATCAGTTTACTGATATCATTGGTAGCCTACAGTTAACAGTAACTCAAATTGCATCTAATTATAATGAAATTGCAGCAGCTTTATCAGACACTTTAGGGGAACCTTTCGGTAAATTAGGTTTAAGTGTGACACACTTTACGATTGGCAATATTGGTTTGCCAGAAGAAATTGAAAAGCACCTTAAAGAATTAACAGGCATGAATATTTTAGGTAGTGTTCAAAATGATAAATTAAGTAAGATTCAAATCTTAAAGCAGCTAGAGATTATGAGTAAGTCAACCGAAAATGATGGGCTTAATGCTATGATGCAAAATGGTATGGGCTTAGGCATGGGGCTCCATATGGGCAATGCCTTTGCAGGAGGGTTAAACCAAATGAATGCCAATCAAATGGCACAGGCTGCCGCTATGAATGCTCAGCCAGTAAGTACACCAGTGGCTCCAGCAACACCAGCAGGGGAACTTATGCCATGTCCTAACTGTCAAAGTATGATTAAACAGGGGAGTAAATTCTGTCCTGAATGTGGTCAAAAGATAGAAGTGGCAGAAAAGAAAAGATTTTGTACAGGATGTGGGAAGCAGGTAGAAGGTGGCGTAAAATTCTGTCCTGAATGTGGAACAAAGATTGGAGAATAA
- a CDS encoding aminopeptidase: MDLKSNLYKYAKLVVEVGVNVQKDQVLVIRTPIEGATFARAMTECAYKVGAKKVIVEYSDEQIGKLTYTYASEETLGDFPAWEVKKYEDLVAQKAAFISISAGDPDLLKDIEPNKIAIAQKASGKALTVFRKAVSSSQVCWCVVSMPTPSWSKKVFPDAREEEREAMLWDKIFTATRIYEEDPVAAWKAHTDNLAKKCAFLNEKKIKTLHYVAPGTDLTVELPEGHKWEGGGECSGKGTYFVANMPTEEIFTMPHKYGVNGTLKATKPLVFGGNLIEDFSFTFKDGKIVDFDAAIGKAVLEKLIETDEGACYLGEVAIVPESSPVSKTNTIFFNTLFDENASCHFAIGSSYPTNIEGGTTMTDEELEAAGANTSITHNDFMVGSSALDIKATTTAGESFYILKAGEWAF, from the coding sequence ATGGATTTAAAAAGTAATTTATACAAGTATGCCAAACTAGTAGTAGAAGTAGGTGTTAACGTACAAAAAGACCAAGTATTAGTGATTCGTACACCTATTGAAGGAGCTACCTTTGCCAGAGCCATGACAGAGTGTGCTTACAAAGTAGGAGCTAAAAAAGTTATTGTAGAGTATAGTGATGAGCAAATTGGAAAATTAACTTATACTTATGCTTCCGAAGAAACTTTAGGAGATTTTCCGGCATGGGAAGTCAAGAAGTATGAGGATCTAGTAGCACAAAAAGCAGCTTTTATTAGTATTAGTGCAGGAGATCCAGATTTGCTGAAAGATATCGAGCCTAACAAAATTGCTATCGCACAAAAAGCTTCTGGCAAAGCACTTACAGTATTTAGAAAAGCAGTAAGCAGTTCGCAGGTGTGTTGGTGCGTGGTATCTATGCCTACACCATCATGGAGTAAAAAAGTATTTCCAGATGCTAGGGAAGAAGAAAGAGAAGCAATGTTATGGGATAAAATTTTCACTGCCACTCGTATTTATGAAGAAGACCCAGTGGCAGCTTGGAAGGCACATACGGACAATTTGGCTAAGAAATGTGCTTTCTTAAATGAAAAGAAAATTAAAACCTTACATTATGTGGCTCCAGGAACAGATTTAACAGTTGAACTTCCAGAAGGACATAAGTGGGAAGGGGGAGGAGAATGCAGTGGTAAGGGAACTTACTTTGTGGCTAATATGCCTACAGAAGAGATTTTTACCATGCCTCACAAATATGGTGTCAATGGTACCTTAAAAGCAACTAAGCCACTTGTATTTGGTGGTAATCTCATAGAAGATTTCAGCTTTACCTTTAAAGATGGAAAAATCGTAGATTTTGATGCGGCAATAGGCAAAGCTGTCCTCGAAAAGCTTATCGAAACAGATGAAGGTGCTTGTTACTTAGGAGAAGTGGCCATTGTACCAGAAAGTTCACCTGTTTCTAAGACTAATACCATTTTCTTTAATACTTTATTTGATGAAAATGCGTCTTGTCACTTTGCTATTGGTAGTAGCTATCCTACTAATATAGAAGGCGGCACAACTATGACCGATGAGGAATTAGAAGCAGCAGGAGCAAATACTTCTATTACCCATAATGATTTTATGGTAGGAAGTAGTGCCTTAGATATTAAAGCAACGACAACGGCAGGAGAAAGCTTTTATATTTTAAAAGCTGGAGAATGGGCATTTTAA
- a CDS encoding DUF4250 domain-containing protein has translation MLNQKDPYLLLSVVNMKLRDEADSLDELCKTYDQDPQLLIERLSTIGYHYEEGHNQFVAV, from the coding sequence ATGTTAAATCAAAAGGATCCCTATTTATTATTAAGTGTTGTTAATATGAAGCTTAGAGATGAAGCAGATAGTTTAGACGAACTGTGTAAGACTTATGATCAAGACCCGCAACTATTAATAGAAAGATTATCAACTATTGGCTATCACTATGAAGAAGGTCATAATCAATTCGTAGCTGTGTAA
- a CDS encoding ABC transporter permease, which yields MFKYSLKRIVSMLITLFLIATITFILMRSIPGGPFTSERALTPEIEKALAEKYNLDAPLWEQYLDYIGDLAKGDLGVSFKKKGVTVNEIIIKTFPASAQIGALAVVLILVIGIPLGVLSALKQNHAIDYVIMIIATIGVTIPSFVIGTFIMYIFGEKLAWIPAGGLESWKGYIGPVIALGGFSIAYVTRLTRSSMLEVLRQDYIRTARANGLSKLRVIGKHALKNALIPVVTYVGPMVASILTGSFVVEKIFAVPGMGKYFVESVSSRDYTVIMGLTIFYAAIYIVMVFIVDIAYAYIDPRIKIKG from the coding sequence ATGTTCAAATATAGTTTAAAACGTATCGTATCGATGCTCATAACTTTATTTTTAATTGCAACGATTACATTTATCTTAATGCGTTCTATACCAGGGGGACCATTTACAAGTGAGAGAGCATTAACGCCAGAAATTGAGAAGGCCTTAGCAGAAAAATATAACCTAGATGCACCTTTATGGGAGCAGTACTTAGATTATATAGGAGATTTAGCAAAAGGAGATCTGGGGGTTTCCTTTAAAAAGAAAGGTGTAACGGTAAATGAAATTATTATTAAAACTTTCCCAGCATCAGCACAAATCGGTGCTCTAGCTGTTGTTTTAATTTTAGTAATAGGTATACCGTTAGGCGTACTTTCTGCACTTAAACAAAATCATGCAATAGATTATGTGATTATGATTATTGCAACTATAGGGGTAACTATACCAAGCTTTGTTATTGGTACATTCATTATGTACATATTCGGAGAGAAACTTGCATGGATTCCTGCAGGCGGACTTGAAAGTTGGAAGGGGTATATTGGACCGGTTATTGCTTTAGGAGGATTTTCAATAGCTTATGTAACAAGATTAACACGTTCTAGTATGTTAGAAGTATTACGTCAAGATTACATCCGTACAGCAAGAGCGAATGGACTTAGCAAGTTGAGAGTTATCGGTAAGCATGCTCTTAAAAATGCACTTATTCCAGTTGTAACTTATGTAGGACCAATGGTGGCATCTATTCTTACAGGTTCTTTTGTTGTAGAAAAAATCTTTGCTGTGCCAGGTATGGGTAAATACTTCGTAGAAAGTGTATCTAGTCGTGACTACACCGTTATTATGGGACTTACTATATTCTATGCAGCAATTTATATCGTAATGGTCTTTATTGTAGATATTGCTTATGCATATATTGACCCTAGAATTAAAATTAAAGGTTAG
- a CDS encoding ATP-dependent metallopeptidase FtsH/Yme1/Tma family protein produces MNKKRVGIIVSVSLIALLMIIGIYSQKHKNDNSVSYYDFINHLNANKIEQVTLSSGPKLLFKLKQDDTVYITDNPRKEGFKEELLLKQIQVEEATQEAAFTIQYIASMALMVGLFIMIFRSVKKVGAGSGGMKMSQKAIEPKDLKIDFSHIAGNVEAKEQVEDVIDFMKNPEQYAKMGARMPKGLILYGPPGTGKTLMAKAIAKEAGVAFFSASGSDFVQMYVGVGASRVRDIFKEARKHEKAVIFIDEIDAIGKKRSQNAAQSNDEKDQTLNALLTEMSGFKDDEGIIVIAATNRLDMLDDALLRPGRFDRHIEIGYPDLAARESIIKLHLRNKPISSEISAKELAKQTVFFTGAMLENFLNEAAILAATKGQAIIDESHIEAAFYTVIAGKEKKDRSNISEIDRKITAYHEAGHALITKLVAPENSVTKVTIIPSTKGAGGFSMNVPKDKMYLTKKELLGRIQISLAGRVAEEITFGEDYVTTGASNDIEKASIDMKNYIVKYGMDEEFGLVNIEAIMGKQTIDYDYLLTKCQEKMKALYEETKALMKAHEEKLESLASALLEKETLNEKEIASFFN; encoded by the coding sequence ATGAATAAAAAGAGAGTAGGAATCATTGTTAGTGTTAGTTTAATAGCTTTACTAATGATTATAGGTATTTATAGTCAGAAGCATAAGAACGATAATAGTGTCAGCTATTATGACTTTATAAATCATTTAAATGCTAATAAAATAGAACAAGTCACTTTAAGTAGCGGCCCAAAATTACTATTTAAATTAAAACAAGATGACACGGTTTATATAACAGATAACCCAAGAAAGGAAGGCTTTAAAGAAGAACTTCTCTTAAAGCAAATTCAAGTAGAAGAAGCAACTCAAGAGGCGGCCTTTACCATTCAATATATAGCAAGTATGGCACTTATGGTAGGTTTATTCATTATGATTTTTAGGAGTGTTAAAAAGGTTGGAGCCGGAAGTGGTGGCATGAAAATGAGTCAAAAAGCTATTGAACCTAAGGATTTAAAAATAGATTTTTCTCATATTGCCGGAAATGTAGAAGCTAAAGAACAAGTGGAAGATGTTATCGATTTTATGAAGAATCCAGAGCAATATGCCAAAATGGGTGCTAGAATGCCAAAAGGACTTATTTTGTATGGACCACCAGGAACAGGGAAAACTCTTATGGCTAAGGCTATTGCAAAAGAAGCTGGTGTAGCATTTTTTTCAGCCAGTGGTTCAGACTTTGTTCAAATGTATGTGGGTGTGGGGGCAAGTCGTGTAAGAGATATCTTCAAAGAAGCGAGAAAACATGAAAAAGCAGTTATTTTCATAGACGAAATAGATGCCATTGGTAAAAAAAGAAGCCAAAATGCAGCCCAAAGCAATGACGAAAAGGATCAAACCTTAAATGCTTTATTAACAGAAATGTCAGGGTTTAAAGACGATGAAGGGATTATAGTGATTGCAGCTACTAATAGGTTAGATATGTTAGATGATGCTCTTCTTAGACCAGGTCGTTTTGACAGACATATTGAAATCGGTTATCCAGACTTAGCAGCTAGAGAATCCATTATTAAATTACACCTGAGAAATAAACCGATTTCTAGTGAGATTAGTGCTAAGGAGCTTGCTAAACAAACGGTATTCTTTACAGGAGCCATGCTAGAAAATTTTTTAAATGAAGCCGCTATTTTAGCAGCAACTAAAGGCCAGGCTATTATTGATGAGAGTCATATTGAAGCCGCGTTCTATACGGTTATTGCAGGGAAAGAAAAGAAAGACCGTAGCAATATTAGTGAAATAGACCGTAAAATCACAGCTTATCATGAAGCTGGTCATGCTTTAATCACTAAACTTGTAGCACCAGAAAACAGTGTGACAAAGGTAACGATTATTCCGAGTACTAAAGGCGCAGGTGGCTTTAGTATGAATGTACCCAAGGATAAAATGTATCTAACTAAAAAAGAACTTTTGGGACGTATTCAAATTAGTCTTGCTGGGCGTGTGGCGGAGGAAATTACCTTTGGAGAAGACTATGTTACTACAGGTGCTAGTAATGATATTGAAAAAGCTAGCATTGATATGAAGAATTATATAGTGAAATATGGCATGGATGAAGAATTTGGCCTTGTTAATATAGAAGCCATTATGGGTAAACAAACTATTGACTATGATTATCTTCTAACCAAGTGTCAAGAAAAAATGAAAGCTTTGTATGAAGAAACAAAAGCTTTAATGAAAGCGCATGAGGAAAAGCTAGAAAGCTTAGCTTCAGCTTTATTAGAAAAAGAAACATTGAATGAAAAAGAAATAGCTAGCTTCTTTAACTAG
- a CDS encoding response regulator transcription factor translates to MNILVIEDEERVADIMTKYLEKEGYKVFTCYTGRSGLDCFYKNKIDIVLLDLMLPDIQGEEICAEMRQVSNVHIFMITAKGTLDSKIDGFDRGADEYLVKPISPREVVARVKALDTRKQREENKEMLVFDKGHFKIFLQERIVQINNEEITLTPNEFDLLYELASAPGRVFSRDQLIEAVMGIDFDGFDRTIDVHIKNLRKKIETDTKNPRYIKTVTGVGYKFEGEHA, encoded by the coding sequence ATGAATATATTAGTAATAGAGGATGAAGAACGCGTAGCTGATATTATGACCAAATATCTTGAAAAAGAAGGTTATAAGGTATTTACTTGTTATACCGGTAGAAGTGGGCTAGATTGTTTTTATAAAAATAAAATAGATATTGTACTCCTTGACTTGATGCTTCCAGATATACAAGGAGAGGAAATTTGCGCAGAAATGAGACAAGTATCTAATGTGCACATTTTTATGATTACGGCTAAAGGTACTTTAGATAGTAAAATTGACGGCTTTGACAGAGGCGCTGATGAATACCTGGTAAAACCTATTAGCCCAAGAGAAGTAGTAGCTCGTGTTAAAGCACTGGATACGAGAAAACAAAGAGAAGAAAATAAAGAAATGCTTGTTTTTGACAAAGGGCACTTTAAAATTTTCTTACAAGAACGTATTGTGCAAATCAACAATGAAGAAATCACCTTAACACCCAATGAATTTGACTTGCTTTATGAATTAGCTTCAGCACCAGGTCGTGTATTTAGTAGAGACCAACTTATAGAAGCTGTTATGGGAATTGACTTTGATGGCTTTGACCGTACTATAGACGTGCATATCAAAAATTTAAGAAAGAAAATCGAGACAGATACTAAAAACCCACGTTATATCAAAACAGTTACAGGAGTGGGGTACAAGTTTGAAGGGGAACATGCATGA
- a CDS encoding DUF1540 domain-containing protein — translation MSMNMSIGCEVKACKHHHPQEKYCTLEHIQIQQAINNKSSSITDCQQFERK, via the coding sequence ATGAGTATGAACATGAGCATTGGGTGTGAGGTAAAGGCTTGTAAGCACCATCATCCACAAGAAAAATATTGCACATTAGAACATATACAAATACAGCAAGCTATTAATAATAAGTCTTCCTCTATTACAGATTGCCAGCAGTTTGAAAGAAAATAA
- a CDS encoding helix-turn-helix domain-containing protein, with protein sequence MKYTFDDKEHLINFICNEIITTAEATTMLNCSRQYLDELVSKGKITPIKTINRVRLYWKNDIVSLLQRKHSS encoded by the coding sequence ATGAAATATACTTTCGATGATAAAGAACACTTAATCAACTTTATATGTAATGAAATTATTACCACAGCCGAAGCAACAACGATGCTCAATTGTTCCAGACAATATCTTGATGAACTTGTAAGCAAAGGTAAGATTACCCCCATTAAAACGATCAATCGCGTTAGACTGTATTGGAAAAACGATATTGTGAGTTTATTACAGAGAAAACACAGCAGCTAA
- a CDS encoding folate family ECF transporter S component, whose protein sequence is MNRKITTKDLALLGLLLALKIILGRYLAIDFTIVRISFAFVVNALIGYLFGPWVGAGMGAIGDILGYFGFPQTFAYFPGYTLSAAISGFVYGYFLYYKKWPTSSSLKFHIRLILAVSIVAIFCNLILGTIWTSMVIGKSFMVLLKPRMLKNILLIPVESIVLSGIFNYLGGHLRKLRTII, encoded by the coding sequence ATGAATAGAAAAATAACAACTAAAGACTTAGCTTTATTAGGTCTATTACTTGCTCTTAAGATTATATTAGGGCGCTACTTAGCTATCGACTTTACTATTGTACGTATTTCCTTTGCTTTTGTAGTCAATGCCCTAATAGGCTACTTATTCGGTCCTTGGGTAGGCGCCGGCATGGGTGCTATAGGAGATATCTTGGGTTACTTTGGCTTTCCTCAAACCTTTGCTTATTTCCCTGGTTATACCCTTTCTGCGGCTATTTCCGGTTTTGTTTATGGGTATTTCCTTTATTACAAAAAATGGCCTACATCATCTTCTTTAAAGTTCCATATACGTTTAATTTTGGCCGTGAGTATTGTAGCTATTTTCTGTAATTTAATCTTAGGTACGATTTGGACTAGTATGGTTATAGGAAAATCTTTCATGGTTTTACTTAAGCCTAGAATGCTTAAAAATATATTACTTATTCCAGTAGAGTCGATTGTACTAAGTGGTATCTTTAACTATTTAGGTGGTCATTTAAGAAAGCTTCGTACAATTATCTAA
- a CDS encoding D-2-hydroxyacid dehydrogenase: MKLCILDALTLGADIDITPFESCGEVVVYDLTAPEEVEERIKDVDVIITNKVVLNGSNLKHAERLKLITLLATGYNNIDTSYAKERGIAVANVAGYSTESVAQHTFAMLLHLIEHNSAYDAYVKSKRYASSETFTYIAWPFHQLSGKTLGIIGLGAIGKAVARIGIAFGMKVIYYSTSGKNISDTQYENVTLEELLASSDVVSIHAPYNEKTHGLIGYKEIAQMKSTAYLLNLGRGKIVVEEELAKALNDNLIEGAALDVLANEPIDAENPLFEVKEQEKLFITPHIAWASVEARQVLVQEVIENIRAFEVGEMRNRIV; encoded by the coding sequence ATGAAACTCTGTATACTAGATGCATTGACACTAGGAGCGGACATAGATATTACACCCTTTGAAAGCTGTGGTGAAGTGGTCGTTTATGACTTAACAGCACCAGAAGAAGTGGAAGAACGTATAAAAGATGTAGATGTTATTATTACGAATAAGGTTGTATTAAATGGAAGTAATTTAAAGCATGCGGAGCGTTTGAAATTGATTACCTTGTTAGCTACAGGCTATAATAATATCGATACTTCATACGCTAAAGAAAGAGGTATTGCAGTAGCTAATGTGGCTGGCTATTCAACAGAAAGTGTAGCGCAGCATACTTTTGCCATGTTACTGCATTTAATTGAACATAACAGTGCTTATGATGCTTATGTAAAAAGTAAACGTTATGCAAGTAGTGAAACCTTTACTTATATTGCATGGCCATTTCATCAGCTTTCGGGGAAAACTTTAGGTATTATTGGACTTGGTGCAATTGGTAAAGCTGTAGCTAGAATAGGTATAGCTTTTGGGATGAAGGTGATTTATTATTCTACTTCAGGCAAAAATATCAGTGATACTCAATATGAGAATGTTACTTTGGAAGAACTTTTGGCATCCAGCGATGTTGTTTCTATCCACGCACCTTATAATGAAAAAACTCATGGCTTAATAGGATATAAAGAAATAGCACAAATGAAGTCAACGGCTTATCTACTTAATTTAGGTCGTGGTAAGATTGTAGTAGAAGAGGAATTAGCTAAAGCATTAAATGATAATCTGATTGAGGGTGCTGCATTAGATGTGCTGGCTAATGAACCTATTGATGCAGAGAATCCTTTGTTTGAGGTGAAGGAGCAAGAGAAGCTTTTCATCACACCTCATATAGCTTGGGCTAGTGTGGAAGCACGTCAGGTGTTAGTGCAGGAAGTGATTGAAAATATTAGAGCTTTTGAAGTAGGCGAAATGCGTAATCGCATAGTTTAA
- a CDS encoding sensor histidine kinase has protein sequence MISIRKQLFSIFLSIGCIMVFSTSLIVNISIKKNFEIYIDNNIREAGNSIVAIVEKLYEKGELENNTMQQGLLENYMGNFAVTLLGPDKHFIWGETEQSFIEDLNQKYPNQVDPSLYRQEERPVHNKAGEIIAYVKIGYYPSDILTKNDLKFQKNVNVSIVWCSSMILMWFILAGLYVSRLFTYHIYGISKTSIALADGKLNARYPFKSKIKEIETLRHSMNYLGEKLERQDTIRKKLISDVSHEIRTPLHILQSNLEAMIDGIYPIDEEQMNVLYQEVVRFGKLLNNLDLLKNVEENESRMNFRVINLNESVQEVFDAFKIVAKEKKINYHIKHTETENVMVSADKDALKQLWMNLLSNAFKFSDHKGEIKVYTGMQGKECTITVEDHGIGIAEEDLPYVFERMYRGDKSREQYQGSGIGLTMVKNIVEKHNGKVAIESVEGEYTKIIVTLPIHTKMLEPNNISGKMRNYMKMTKN, from the coding sequence ATGATATCCATTCGTAAGCAGCTTTTTTCTATCTTCTTAAGCATTGGTTGTATTATGGTATTTTCGACTTCTTTGATTGTTAATATCAGTATTAAAAAGAACTTTGAGATTTATATTGATAATAATATTAGAGAAGCTGGTAATAGTATTGTAGCTATTGTAGAGAAACTTTATGAAAAAGGAGAATTAGAGAACAATACAATGCAGCAAGGTTTATTAGAAAATTATATGGGTAATTTTGCTGTAACGCTTCTAGGACCAGATAAGCATTTTATATGGGGAGAGACTGAGCAAAGCTTTATAGAAGATCTTAATCAAAAATATCCGAATCAAGTAGATCCTAGTTTATATAGGCAAGAAGAACGTCCGGTTCATAATAAAGCAGGTGAGATTATTGCTTATGTGAAGATAGGCTATTATCCAAGCGATATACTAACGAAAAACGACTTAAAGTTTCAGAAGAACGTTAATGTTAGTATTGTTTGGTGCTCTAGTATGATTTTAATGTGGTTTATCTTAGCTGGTCTTTATGTATCTAGGTTATTTACTTATCATATTTATGGTATTAGCAAGACCTCTATTGCTTTAGCAGATGGTAAGCTTAATGCAAGGTATCCATTTAAAAGTAAGATTAAAGAAATTGAAACCTTGCGCCATAGTATGAACTATTTAGGTGAAAAACTAGAAAGACAGGATACCATTCGTAAAAAGCTTATTTCAGACGTTTCACATGAAATACGTACGCCACTTCATATTTTACAAAGTAATCTAGAAGCCATGATTGACGGTATTTATCCTATCGATGAGGAACAAATGAACGTTCTTTATCAAGAGGTTGTACGTTTTGGAAAACTGCTTAATAATCTAGACCTTCTTAAAAATGTTGAAGAAAATGAATCACGTATGAATTTTAGGGTTATTAATTTAAATGAAAGCGTACAAGAAGTATTTGATGCTTTTAAAATAGTGGCTAAAGAAAAGAAAATAAACTATCATATAAAACATACTGAAACAGAAAATGTTATGGTATCAGCAGATAAAGATGCACTGAAGCAGCTTTGGATGAATCTATTATCTAATGCCTTTAAATTTAGTGATCATAAAGGAGAAATAAAAGTATATACAGGTATGCAAGGAAAAGAGTGTACCATTACAGTAGAAGACCATGGGATTGGTATTGCAGAAGAAGATTTACCCTATGTATTTGAACGTATGTATCGCGGTGATAAAAGCAGGGAGCAGTACCAAGGTAGTGGCATAGGCCTTACAATGGTAAAAAATATTGTAGAGAAGCACAATGGTAAAGTAGCTATAGAAAGTGTGGAAGGAGAATATACTAAGATTATAGTAACACTTCCTATCCATACGAAAATGCTGGAACCTAATAATATTAGTGGTAAAATGCGTAACTATATGAAAATGACTAAAAATTAA
- a CDS encoding GntR family transcriptional regulator: MIFDSGSNDKASLREKVFKSIRESILEGKYKPGDALREATIAKELNVSRTPVREAIRQLELEGLVQSIPNKETVVTGVSQEDVQDIFMIRSRLEGMAAKLAAERITLEELEKLKEVLELTEFYVTKKDLVHIGELDHRFHDMIYKATKSKILKQMLSDFHTYVQKTRMESLATPGRATCLLKEHTAIFKAIQNQDGEKAEELTNKHIEQVSKNMHLDDAPRYH, translated from the coding sequence GTGATATTTGATTCCGGTTCAAATGATAAGGCGTCATTGAGAGAAAAAGTATTTAAGTCTATTAGAGAATCCATTCTAGAGGGGAAATATAAGCCTGGGGATGCTTTAAGAGAAGCGACGATTGCAAAAGAGTTAAATGTAAGTAGAACACCTGTAAGAGAAGCTATTAGACAATTAGAATTAGAAGGTCTAGTACAGTCTATTCCTAATAAGGAAACGGTTGTTACTGGTGTATCACAAGAAGATGTACAAGATATTTTTATGATTAGAAGTCGTTTAGAAGGTATGGCTGCCAAATTAGCAGCGGAACGCATTACCCTTGAAGAACTAGAGAAACTAAAGGAAGTACTTGAGCTAACTGAGTTCTATGTAACAAAGAAGGACTTAGTACATATAGGTGAATTAGACCATCGCTTTCATGATATGATTTATAAAGCAACTAAAAGTAAAATACTCAAGCAGATGTTATCAGATTTTCATACATACGTGCAAAAAACAAGAATGGAATCTCTTGCAACACCAGGTAGAGCAACATGCTTGTTAAAAGAGCACACAGCTATTTTTAAAGCAATACAAAATCAAGATGGCGAAAAAGCGGAAGAGCTAACCAATAAGCATATTGAACAGGTAAGTAAAAATATGCATTTAGATGATGCTCCAAGATATCACTAA